Proteins encoded together in one Haloarcula rubripromontorii window:
- a CDS encoding cryptochrome/photolyase family protein — protein MTVWLRGDHLVRRSGPVARRPDEPVLLIESEAFARKLPYHPHKLILLFSAMRHFRDELRADGRPVRYQQAETFEDGLAAHFEATPDDTLVTHRPQTGAAQSRLESLVADAGGTVEFVADERFLCSPSQFDGWCSDGRYRHEDFYRFMRRETGYLMANGDPVGGEWNYDDQNRETPPDEWTPTAPPQFEPDDVTRDVVEWVETTFEGSYDERPYGGDWADPEPFRWPVTR, from the coding sequence ATGACTGTCTGGCTTCGCGGTGACCACCTCGTCCGGCGGTCCGGTCCCGTCGCTCGACGGCCTGACGAACCAGTGCTTCTGATAGAATCGGAGGCGTTCGCTCGCAAGCTACCGTACCACCCACACAAGCTGATTCTGCTGTTCAGCGCGATGCGGCACTTCCGCGACGAACTGCGGGCCGACGGCCGACCGGTCCGCTACCAGCAAGCAGAGACCTTCGAGGACGGACTGGCAGCACATTTCGAAGCCACCCCTGACGACACGCTCGTCACCCACCGACCACAGACTGGGGCTGCACAGTCGCGTCTCGAATCGCTGGTGGCCGATGCCGGCGGAACCGTCGAGTTTGTCGCCGACGAACGCTTCCTCTGCTCACCGTCGCAGTTCGACGGCTGGTGCAGTGACGGTCGCTACCGTCACGAGGACTTCTATCGGTTCATGCGCCGTGAGACGGGCTACCTGATGGCGAACGGTGACCCCGTCGGCGGCGAGTGGAACTACGACGACCAGAACCGTGAGACGCCGCCCGACGAGTGGACCCCGACGGCCCCCCCGCAGTTCGAACCCGACGACGTGACCCGGGATGTCGTCGAGTGGGTCGAAACGACCTTCGAGGGAAGCTACGACGAACGGCCCTACGGCGGAGACTGGGCTGACCCGGAGCCGTTTCGCTGGCCGGTCACTCG
- a CDS encoding halocyanin domain-containing protein, producing the protein MTDDLDRRTFIRTTAAVSGAGLLAGCGGSGGDGSSGGDGGSGETEAAETEETTEAEAMDTESSGGMETAEAPDEVADYVGDSSNFDGSMVVMTDQDEVTVAVGAEGNGGAFAFDPPAVNVSTGTTVVWEWTGEGAGHNVKSEGDGPLDSGSAVAEEGTTYEYTFEETGTYLYNCVPHKALGMVGAVVVE; encoded by the coding sequence ATGACAGACGACCTCGACAGACGGACGTTCATCCGCACGACGGCAGCCGTATCAGGCGCTGGACTCCTCGCTGGCTGTGGCGGGTCCGGCGGCGATGGCAGCAGTGGCGGTGATGGTGGCAGCGGCGAGACTGAGGCCGCCGAAACCGAGGAGACCACTGAAGCCGAGGCAATGGACACCGAGAGCAGCGGTGGGATGGAGACCGCCGAAGCGCCGGACGAGGTCGCGGACTACGTCGGTGACTCATCGAACTTCGATGGCTCCATGGTCGTGATGACCGACCAGGACGAGGTCACAGTCGCCGTCGGGGCTGAGGGCAACGGCGGCGCATTCGCCTTCGACCCGCCAGCGGTCAACGTCTCGACCGGAACGACGGTCGTCTGGGAGTGGACCGGTGAAGGTGCGGGCCACAACGTCAAATCCGAGGGCGACGGCCCGCTCGACTCGGGCTCGGCTGTCGCAGAGGAAGGGACCACCTACGAGTACACGTTCGAAGAAACCGGTACCTACCTCTACAACTGCGTCCCGCACAAGGCGCTCGGGATGGTCGGCGCAGTCGTCGTCGAATAA
- a CDS encoding DUF7521 family protein → MNADIPLIVIGFKTVTVLLGGLITYFAVRAAVKTRATGLTYLAVGFATITVGSLLAGVADQLFGLPTDVALIVENALTAVGFAIIAYSLYVTSRSALVTR, encoded by the coding sequence ATGAACGCAGATATCCCACTCATCGTCATCGGATTCAAGACTGTGACAGTGTTACTCGGTGGGCTCATCACCTACTTCGCTGTTCGCGCAGCAGTGAAAACGAGGGCCACTGGCCTCACGTATCTCGCCGTCGGATTCGCGACGATTACTGTCGGCTCGTTGCTCGCCGGCGTCGCAGACCAGTTGTTCGGCTTACCGACCGATGTCGCGCTGATAGTCGAGAACGCGCTCACCGCGGTCGGCTTCGCGATCATCGCGTACTCGCTGTACGTCACCAGCCGCTCCGCGCTGGTAACACGATAA
- a CDS encoding winged helix-turn-helix domain-containing protein, with product MAHNDASETQALFDALADPDCRDILRVLDEPLPAKDVASVCDLPQTSTYRKLEQLSEAELVAEETEVRADGHHATAYVRDCDGVFVGIDADGAFEVDVLPAEERPSDRLALLWSRVSEEL from the coding sequence GTGGCACACAACGACGCGAGCGAGACACAGGCGCTGTTCGACGCCCTCGCCGACCCTGACTGTCGCGACATACTCAGGGTACTCGACGAGCCGTTGCCAGCGAAGGACGTCGCCTCGGTCTGTGATCTTCCCCAGACAAGCACCTATCGGAAGCTCGAACAGTTGAGCGAGGCCGAGCTGGTCGCCGAGGAAACAGAGGTGCGTGCCGACGGCCATCACGCGACGGCGTACGTCCGGGACTGTGACGGGGTGTTTGTCGGCATCGACGCCGACGGCGCGTTCGAGGTCGACGTTCTGCCGGCCGAGGAGCGGCCGAGTGATCGGCTCGCCCTCCTGTGGTCTCGTGTTAGCGAGGAACTATGA
- a CDS encoding halocyanin domain-containing protein, with translation MSSGSSSKPAAETGTETTTETETATPEQTPESLDDWLDDANGYDGEPHRYGPESRPTIMVGQETDDGLAFSPPAIEVPPGTIVQWDWTGHGGQQNVVAVDGTFDSGRTNAQPGTGYHYFFEETGEYRYVSEPHRDDGMKGAIIVKEPPSSGNTKVDEWLVESSNFDGTIVDRTGTDTATVTTGAKGNGGEFAFDPPALKVSTETTVRWEWTGEGGPHNIVSKGDGPLDSELVAESGSDYQHTFEEPGTYLYSCKPHKGLGMRGAIVVE, from the coding sequence GTGTCATCGGGAAGTAGTTCGAAACCAGCAGCCGAAACCGGAACCGAGACCACTACCGAAACCGAAACTGCGACGCCTGAACAGACACCCGAGTCTCTTGATGACTGGCTTGATGATGCCAACGGCTACGACGGCGAACCCCACAGGTACGGCCCCGAGTCCCGGCCGACAATCATGGTTGGGCAGGAGACGGATGACGGACTGGCATTCAGCCCACCGGCGATAGAGGTTCCGCCAGGGACCATAGTCCAATGGGACTGGACCGGGCACGGCGGTCAGCAGAACGTCGTCGCCGTAGACGGTACCTTTGACAGTGGCCGGACAAACGCCCAGCCCGGGACGGGGTATCACTACTTCTTCGAGGAGACCGGCGAGTACCGCTACGTCTCCGAACCGCATCGCGATGATGGCATGAAGGGTGCAATTATTGTGAAAGAGCCGCCGTCTTCAGGCAACACAAAAGTCGACGAGTGGCTCGTAGAGTCCAGTAACTTCGACGGCACCATTGTCGACCGGACCGGCACTGACACAGCAACTGTCACAACCGGCGCGAAAGGCAACGGTGGGGAGTTCGCGTTCGACCCCCCAGCGCTGAAGGTGTCGACTGAGACGACCGTCCGCTGGGAGTGGACCGGCGAGGGGGGGCCTCACAACATCGTCTCGAAAGGCGATGGCCCGCTCGATTCGGAACTCGTCGCCGAAAGCGGAAGCGATTACCAGCACACCTTCGAGGAGCCCGGGACCTACCTGTACTCGTGTAAACCGCACAAGGGCCTGGGGATGAGAGGCGCAATCGTCGTCGAATAA
- a CDS encoding fumarylacetoacetate hydrolase family protein: protein MKRVRFRDTAGNVRGGRWTVEDGEPVVTAAAGPYGRIAFGDESYDPDEVDILPPCEPTKVVCIGRNYADHAEEMDSDLPDRPMLFLKAPNAVASHGKHLTMPSGKERIDYEAELGVVIGEQCRNVSESGAMDVVAGYTCVNDISNRDDQRQEQNWVRGKAFDNACPIGPLVATPEHVPEDASIELRLNGETKQSSSREHLIFSVPELIAEITSYMTLEPGDVIATGTPEGVGPMEDGDEVEVEIEGIGTLKHSVKIP from the coding sequence ATGAAGCGCGTTCGATTCCGTGATACCGCGGGGAACGTCCGGGGGGGTCGCTGGACCGTCGAGGACGGCGAGCCCGTCGTCACCGCCGCCGCCGGCCCGTACGGCCGCATCGCCTTCGGCGACGAGTCCTACGACCCCGACGAGGTGGATATCCTCCCGCCCTGCGAGCCGACGAAAGTCGTCTGTATCGGGCGCAACTACGCCGACCACGCCGAGGAGATGGACTCGGACCTCCCGGACCGGCCGATGCTGTTTCTCAAGGCTCCGAACGCTGTTGCGTCCCACGGCAAGCACCTCACGATGCCCTCAGGGAAAGAGCGCATCGACTACGAGGCGGAACTCGGCGTCGTCATCGGCGAGCAGTGCCGGAACGTCAGCGAATCGGGCGCGATGGACGTCGTCGCGGGGTACACCTGCGTCAACGACATCTCCAACCGCGACGACCAGCGGCAGGAACAGAACTGGGTCCGCGGGAAGGCCTTCGACAACGCCTGTCCCATCGGCCCGCTCGTCGCCACACCGGAACACGTCCCCGAAGACGCCAGCATCGAACTCCGACTCAACGGCGAGACGAAGCAGTCCTCCTCGCGCGAGCATCTCATCTTCTCCGTCCCCGAACTGATCGCCGAAATAACGTCATACATGACGCTGGAACCCGGTGATGTCATCGCCACGGGGACACCCGAGGGCGTCGGACCGATGGAAGACGGTGACGAGGTCGAAGTCGAAATCGAAGGTATCGGGACGCTCAAACACAGCGTCAAGATTCCGTAG
- a CDS encoding prephenate dehydrogenase, whose translation MNVLVVGAGAMGRWFARTVRTHADATVAFTDLDQSAAEAAATAVGGRAVASDARETFDVVCVAVPMPVAGTAIDEFAPCATDALVDVTGSMAGPVAAMQDAMPDGQRLSLHPLFAPENAPGNVAVVADAPGPETGAVVDALAAAGNNCFETTAAEHDEAMETVQASAHAAVLAFAMVADDVPDRFQTPISAGLFDLVEQVTGGDPRVYADIQRTFDGADAVADAAKELADADADTFERLYEQLS comes from the coding sequence ATGAACGTCCTCGTCGTTGGTGCCGGCGCGATGGGGCGGTGGTTCGCACGCACGGTCCGAACCCACGCCGACGCGACCGTCGCCTTCACCGACCTCGACCAGTCGGCCGCTGAAGCCGCGGCAACCGCGGTCGGCGGGCGCGCTGTCGCCAGCGACGCCAGGGAGACTTTCGACGTGGTCTGTGTCGCGGTGCCGATGCCCGTCGCCGGGACGGCCATCGACGAATTCGCGCCGTGCGCCACGGATGCACTCGTCGACGTGACAGGGAGCATGGCCGGTCCCGTCGCGGCGATGCAAGACGCGATGCCCGATGGCCAGCGACTCAGCCTGCACCCGCTGTTCGCCCCCGAGAACGCACCCGGAAACGTTGCCGTCGTCGCCGACGCACCGGGACCCGAGACCGGGGCTGTCGTCGACGCCCTCGCCGCGGCCGGGAACAACTGCTTCGAGACGACGGCGGCGGAACACGACGAGGCCATGGAGACGGTCCAGGCCAGCGCTCACGCGGCCGTGCTCGCGTTCGCGATGGTCGCCGACGACGTACCAGACCGGTTCCAGACGCCGATTTCGGCCGGCCTGTTCGACCTCGTCGAGCAGGTCACCGGCGGCGACCCGCGGGTGTACGCCGATATTCAGCGAACATTCGACGGCGCAGACGCGGTCGCCGACGCAGCTAAGGAACTCGCCGATGCCGACGCAGATACTTTCGAACGGCTCTACGAGCAACTCTCATGA